The genomic DNA atagatgatgacatatttttcaccaaacaaaataatttcgattgttgtcaaaaaacaaaaaaatttgactagttttgtttttcttggtaaattttttttttgttttttattaaccttttgtttgacacatcattgttcttgaagaAGTCTCGAaagcaatttgtttgttgtctaatcgaagcAACTATATAGAAAGATTTCTAGATATTACAAAGGTTTTTGTCGtcttttctttgaattttgtttcgtttctcaatttcataatgcatactacacaatatttgactttgaagtgttaacaaagtttcttatgcataataactaaggtttttgggattaacaaatttctcacggtgttattattatttctattaatttgcatTAAGGgtagcataaaaaaaagatgaatacacaaatgcaagataacaacaacatagattatataacactagatcaactaaagTAGAAAACGTTCTTATCGTGGAATGATAGTACGTCTTACAAAAAAGTGAGAagcaagaattaaaaaaaaaaaaaacaataagttccttggaataaattttctcataaaatataaaagggattaaagaaaatataccgAAATTTATTacttctaaaaaatgtaaatactcacttctatataaacgtAGATCGTcctattattcatctaacaaaataatttattcaaaaatattactttcaactttgttatattggtcaaactttttttaatgggaagaaaaaattttcttatttttttaaaccaaaatatactcctactttctactttttcagtttggaataggtaagattaatatgttgacctaaaaaaaatggaagattaatatatgcatctttttttctaatactatattttaaaatttattgtagtagttttagattgttttatttaatttatattttcatctttgaattatttgagatttatatattaccgtgcttataattttcaattatttcattaattatgtcaaaataattttcttctaatttctcaacattGATTGGTTGGTTATAGACCTTtattttgtgcaaacataattgttaccattcgttcaatttcaaaaggagataaagagaTGGTTGGATAAAacaggctaatcaaacacaaacctacaataaacatagatcgttgttgatagatccataggagcttggagatagaggctacatcatggtgtgtcaaagaaactttcaTGAAATATCttggaaatttaacattagttactatcaaaagattttgtgacgttggaaaatgatctttagtttcattggttgctaGAGCAAGCCACTTGGAGATAGCTAAAAgatgtgaacatgttctctccacacattaagagggcagagccgaggttctctctatggtagagaaggttggacgcaaggttatcttcccaagagaggaaggtgggggaggttgaatgcaaggttatctccccaagggaggaaggccgagcgaaggttctctccatggtggagtaagttggacgcaaggttctctccataagaaAGGAGGGCAGAACCGATGTTCTCTCCATAAtcagtcatacactattgtgatgtaatttgttttttattcaaaatattttttaagccaacaattttagtgattaaagaaactatgaaaagtgaaagtaaagagacatataatagttggcttaatttgttcatgtAGACATTTTCTGGgaggtaaataatatatttgtaacatacaatatactaTGATAGCTCGTCCTGCGGACCctactagcccaccgctagctgccccaattgatctgcaggtcaattggtgacagtttgtcctgtgggaaggttgttaaagagtGGAGACCAGgattcgaggaacgcctggcgcaccaataacctactggtggatttggatatccacagtaatgggttaggatcgatgccctgcagagccagcttggagtccgtttgggcggctagcgggatccacggacggtccgttgggcagctagcggggagctagtggggtccgcgggacgggttgtcacatataCTAAGataaaatacacttttaatgtacaataaattttaatatattttattaaatttaattttatttacaaaactttaaacccgcacatcgggcgggtccttatctagtatatatatttcggTTGTTTTCTACTGATTTcactgatttttatttatttgtaatttattcaTATCTCTTGTAAAGTAGAATTGTGAAACTGTTCAATGTTATTAACATTGTTTGGATAGATTTTAGAGAATTCTTTAGAAATACACTTTTTGGATACCTCTTTTCAAAATTAccttttttgaatatttttagttttatcctcttttacacaattacaatatgtttaattcattttcagatttttttttttaaaggtttgggttctctattttatatttaggatatagttttgaggggtagagTTTACTATTTTAAGATTAGGgcttagaatttagtcattttatacatagaaaaagagtattttttgaaaatagacaacatgaaaaagtatttttgaaaagtgacctAAGAAAAGAGGTGTTTTTGAAAATAGTCCTAGATTTTAAGATATATGGCGATTGATCAAGGATATTCACATTTTCTTATTCAAAAATAGGCTATTCATAATTACTTTCAACCatatataggattttaacaTAGATGAGACCACATGATATCAATATTACACATGATTAAAATGAATGCTTGCAAATTTTAagtggtttttggattttgaattttgatttaaaatatttttaaaaaattaagtcaCGTTAAGAAATGAAAAACCAATGAaactttagagtttagatttgattttaaaaattgactaaaactatcaaaatttagatttttgattttaagaaaaagattttttaattgaataaaaccaaaaataacatcaaaatcGACAACAATTCTAGTTCTAAGTTTTTCCCGCTTGGGGATTTCTTCAAATAAGTTCAGACAAACATGTTTCCCATAAACTTTAGGTGGGTTTCCTATGGCTATGGGCAAACATGATGACTACCATTACTTACATTCCTCGCTCAAAATATAGACTTTTCTTTGTCTAGTTTATACTCATATTTATTAAACTTACAATCttgattttatttagaaaaaaagacaGTGCGACTTcaagatttttttggttataaaatataaatatttataacagtGCATATGATCCTAACTTTTGGACTTAGAATGGAAAGAATAGTTCATTTCACGTTATGTTACGTGTTAAGAAGAAACCGTGTTTGCTTGACTTGCTCATTAGCTCATTGAGGATATTAGTTTCCTTCTTTTGCTTTGCAATAAAATAACATCTACCggaatctttctctcttttataaacttttaataataatattgatatCAAAATTAAGTACTagtactatttttgttttgttaatgaaCAATTCTTAATGAACAATACTagtactatttttgttttgttaaattctCTAAtcgtaaaatctaaaccctaatcatcttttttgtaaacccaaaccgacatataatttcgttctacttataaaatctaaaccctaaccatctcatttgtaaacccaaaccgacatataattttgttttaattgtaaaatctaaactctaaccatttcatttgtaaatccaaaccgacatacaatttcgttttaattgtaaaatctaaaccctaaccacttcatttgtaaacccaaaccaacatataattttgtttaaattgtaaaatctaaaccctaatcaccttatttgtaaacccaaaccgatacatcatttcattttaattgtaaaatttaaacaagccaatatttaactttccttaaaaaaaattatacagaatttgtttctttaatatgtattgctttttcatttaattttgatttatctttttcaacaaaataatgtatagaagattctgattggttgaaaaagaaaaagtgaacaAGAAGATTCATcttaggagtgaacctaagtatttctGGTTAATGATTTCAGAAATTAATTTCGTTTTATGTGTTCCAATTCgtatttagttatttactaaTGTGGTTAGCAATTAACTCAACTTTTCGTATGCATATCATTCAACTTCCCTTACATTCTTACGTTCaatacattcttttttttttttttttttttttNGAACCTCCTTACTCCTAACTTATCAACTATACATGCATGATGCATTGATGCTTAATAGAAGCCAAGATATTTTTAGAGATAAGATTGGCAATCACATAACAATTTAAAGATATCCTAAACCATAGTCAGTCTCTAATAAATAGTTTCAAGTCCTAACATTTTCTCATTATCTTAAACGGATTTTACTTAACTATTCCTTGTGCACTTTCGAATCTTTATTGGTAAATATGTTGAATCTATTTTGACGTACAAAGTCCCTTAAAACAAACCAGAAGcaagtaatatataaatttgacatATTCGATGTTTAGgacaaaaattgtgttttttttttcaattgacaAATTCTTAaggaaaaaagttttttttggagttgaggataataaaaataaaacattggaatataaattaaaagtaaaatgtaaaattttgtgGCAGGTGGTGAAATATGACAAGTTTAAAAGGCAAGCCAAGGACGAGTCTTGTTTAAAAGCCAAGTAGTACCAACCGTACCGTACTgtcttcttcattgccttttttttttttctaccgcCAAATCTTAAAAGTTCTCTCCACAAAAGCTTTTGCTCTCTCCTCCCATGGCGGATTTCTAAAAACTTCTCCGGCGATCTCATAATGCCTTCCGTTCAAATCCGTTCTTCTCCACCCCCGGCGGTGACGGTTACCGATCTTAAGCAACGAGTCATAGCCTGTCTCAATCGTCTCTCTGATCGCGATACTTTATCCCTCGCCGCCGCAGAGCTTGATTCGATCGCTCTTAATCTCTCGCCGGAGACTTTTCCTCTGTTTATAAATTGTCTTCAGAGTACAGACTCTTCCGCGAAATCTCCGGTTAGGAAACATTGTGTCTCGCTTCTCTCTGTTCTGTCTCGTTCTCATGGAGATTCTCTCGCTCCTCACCTCTCTAAGATGGTCTCCACCGTTCTCCGCCGCTTACGTGATCCTGACTCTTCAGTCCGCGCCGCTTGTGCAACCGCTTCAGTAGATATGACCACCAGCATCACCGGAACTCCTTTCTCAATCCTCTTGGGGCCGATGATCGAAACGCTTATCCACGATTGCGATCTGAACGCTCAGATCGGCGCTGCCGTGTGTTTAGCGGCTGCGGTTGACGCGGCGGATGAGCTGGATGTTGAGCAACTGCAGAAGGCGCTGCCTAAGATTGGGAAATTGCTTAAGTCGGAAGGTTTCAAGGCGAAACCGGAGCTTCTAGGGGTTATAGGGAGTGTAATAGGAGCCGTTGGAGGTAGAAATAGCGATAAGGCGGTGCTAGATTGGCTTTTACCGAACGTCTCGGAGTATCTTAGCAGCAACGATTGGCGTGCGAGGAAAGCAGCCGCGGAGGCGATGGCTAGAGTAGCTATGGCGGAAGAAGAATTAGCTCCTTTGTATAAGAAGGCCTGTGTAGGTACTCTTGAGAGCAGAAGGTTTGATAAGGTAAATATTCGAAACAACTGATGGTAGTTCATAAGCAAGTGCAGTCAGTTTCTTTGTCTTATTCTTTAATCTTAATTTGTGCAGGTCAAACTTGTTAGAGAGACAATGAATCGTACATTGAGTTTATGGAAGCAACTTGAAGGTGATTCAAAAGAGGTCTCAGAGTCTACTTCCTCCTCCAAATCAGCTCATCCTGGTTTGTCTGCAACTTCGGGAAAGATAAGCAATACATCGAAAGGCAATGATAGGAATTCGAACGCACCAATAAGCTCAAAGTCGTTTGATGTTGAGCCCTTAGATCGTAGTAACAATCCTAAGGATGTTGAGCAGGAAGCTGTGGAGTTGAAAGACAAGCGGAATCATTCGACATTGGGAGCTAAACGGAATCTGTTCCCGGCAAAAACTTCTAAGGTCAAAGAGAACAGGTCGAACAAGTTGAACAAGTCACAAGTTGTTCAGAGTAGTGATGAGGAGAGTCCTAAAACTGACAGTGGTAGTAGTAACAGTTCTTCTCAGGCAAAGAATAATGCAGAAGAGTTGTCTCTGATAAGAAACCAGATTACTCAGATCGAAAAACAACAGTCCAGTCTGTTAGATCTCTTTCAGGTTACCTTTTTCTCTGAAATCATTGATTTGATTATCTTTTGAATCATCCAACAAACTGTATTGTGCTGACTtttgaatgttttcttgtaCTTAAATATTGCAGGAGTTCATGGAGAGCTCGCAGAACGGAATGCAATCTCTGGAGAGACGAGTACGTGGTCTAGAAACATCCTTCAGAGTAATCTCCACTGATTTGTTAGTCTCTCGCACAATAACACGAAACGAAAATCACAAACGTAACGAAAGGCAACACTTTACCTGACACAACACTTCAAAATATTTAGCTTGCGAAGAAGTTTCATTTGTTGTAATACATAAACTCTAAGCCAatgtattttacatttatttcgACTTTGTGTAACCAAAGGGATGGTTCGTTACCTTTAGTGATTTGATGCTTGTAATGTTTTCTCATAAGATgattatatctttcttttttccgcTTTCCCGGTCTGATTGCATTCAATCTTTTTCCCGGGAAACCTCAGCGGAATCAACAAAATATCTCCCCAAAGTTGCATCTAGCTTCTCCCCAATTGAAGAAATCCAAGCCTAGATATGATGAACAAACTAACTCTTACACTTGTCCTATTAACCTTTTGAAGTCACAAAACAACGTAGAGAAGTTAAATGTTTCATTACCTGGTCAGAAGACGTGAAGCCTCTAATAGTGTTTCCGCCAATGACTGCGATTCCTTTATCTCCGAGCGGCTGCAAAATTACCGCCTAGCAAACAAACATTTGTTACACATACAGTTTTATTATTCCCTCACTTGATGAAATAACACTTGAAGTCTCAGAAAACCTGTGTGTTTGCAGGCAGAAATGGCAGCTCTGATCTCCCAGGATATAGAGAAAGATTGGCCAAGTAACTTTCTGATAAACAAAACCAGTTTCCATTTCTTAGATAAATGCACAATCGTAGACAAACATATAAACGAAAAATCCGTACTACTTACGTGCTTTGGATTTCATTACGCCTCGGTAAACCGATCCTTGCATCAGCTTATCAGTGTTTACTACCACTCGTTTCTTATCTTGTGGAGATTCAGCAACCATCCCTATTTGTATAAGACAAATGCCATTGTAGACAATAACTAGAGACTTACAACATGTTGCTAACTTAAGAGATTCCCAACCCCTAagtgaacagaaaaaaaaagtcagattcAATTTCTACTTATATCTTTCCACAAGAACATCCATCCAATAAGAGATATGAAGCAGAGGATTACCATAACAATTCGGAAACTATCGATGTAGGAAGATCGGAATCTACAACTTTGCAATCCACACCTTCAGGATTGACCTGAtgatatcaaaaacaaaaccaagaatcACATTTTGCTTTATATCAAATATGGTTTATTGaaggagaaaagagaaatcTCACAGGTGTAATGGACTTAGGTCGGATCGataaccaaactaaaccggTTAATAAATTGGTTACAGCCAAGCCAAGCGCCAATAGATCTGCTCTAGACTGTGAGCTACATCAAAACACCAAAAGCCAATGGTCATATCAAAATCCCCCATATTGGGAAACCCCAAATtgtatcaatctcagatttctCAAGAGTCCGGTTTAATCAAATTTGTACCTGCTAGCATCGGCAACAGGAGCGATACCGGAAACAGTACGATTGAAGAGAACAGCCAAAAGAGAAGCGCCTCCGACGTAGATAGGTAAGCTACGAGCCAAGTCATCGTTTCTGGAAATGAAATCGGCTACCAAGTTCGTACTCGGTTTCGGACCTTTGTAACTTCTCGGCTTCTGGTGAAGAAAAACacggaaaaaaaattgagtaaaaagagagagaagaaaaaggaaaaagaagaagaagaagaggaggaatgAGAGAACCTgtgaggttgaagaagaagctctgaTAAAAAAACGCGGAAGATGTAGACAAGGACGGCGAAAGGATTGGCGATTAGGGTTCCAAAGGATTTGAATTTGGAGGATGATTCTCGCTTCCATTGAAGGTGAAGGAAGTGAAGTTTAGAAATACAGTAAAGAGGATTAAAAATTGGCCGTTACTCGTTAGGAGATATATAATCTTTTATCTTCGTACagattatatatgattttttttcttcttttcaaaagtATATTAAACGATTGGATCAAcgatatacacacacacaccgAAATATTGTTTATagttttaacataatttttttttatttgtattttgcataatatcttattatataaagttgggtttttaatattaactattaacaagattttgacatgtatcaagttatcaatctcagattttgacatatgtaaaagttaatatttaatatgaagaatttgattacaacaaaaataaaatcttttgttttaaaaatattaataatgtaaaaagataattaccaaaaattacagaatttataaaaaaaaaatacaaatttttttttaaaataattataaggagattttatatatatatatatatatatatatatatttcataaaattcaaaattataatattatttacttatttttattttaagttattaattctacaaaaaaatatagaaaaaaagattaaagaaaatatacagttaattattaatttaaaattttataaatacttacttctatataaacatagatcgtttcatatttaaatattttattcaaaaaaactgctttcaactttgtttaattgggaaatttttttaatgcaaagataaatttttcttatttttctaaaccaaaattttctcgtactttctcctttttcagttggaaataggtaagattaacatgttgacccaaaaaaaaattaatttatgcgttttcttttcctaatactgtattttaaaatttattgtagttttttagattgttttatttaatttatattttcatctttgaattatttgggattcatatattacaaaTTACCATGctcataattttctattgtttctttaattatgtcaaatcaattttcttttaatttctcaaccttgattggttgctCATAAACCCTTcatttttttgcaaacataattgttaccattattcattcaatcccaaaggaagataacgagtagaacctcatcaacctaatgaatagataaaataactaatcaaacacaagcgtacaacaaagatagatagatagattgaaaaaaataaatcgttgttgatagttccataggagctcaaagactatGATACCTTGGTTTGCGAAAAGGTTTAAAAAGATTGTTTTGGCCACATACGTCACCAAAATGTACTTAtttttttcggtcaagggtcctgagaaacttcatgatgggtgacctgcctggaagtgattgtcggaactgtgcgagtgagaacaaaacacatgaaaagatcatttgttgatttgataggtcggtaaacaagtttttaaagcctctaAGCAAggtagggcccacttaggaaaGTGGGTCCagggactgagagtggacatgggcttaCTAAGCAAGGTAGCGGGTTAGGCGTTACAGAgatagaggctacatcatggtgtgtcaaagacacttccacgaatacattggaaaatttaacattagttactatcaaaagattttgtgacgttagaaaattttttttactttcattggttgtcggagcaagccattttgagataacTAAAAGGcgtgaacattttctctgcacacaggaggagggcagagccgaggttctctctgtggtggagaaggttggatataaggttatctacccaagggaggaaggtggaggaggttggacacaaggttatcaccccaagggaggaaggcggagccaaggttctccccatggtggaggaggttggacgcaaggttctctccataagagatGAGGGCAGAGcagaggttttctccatggtggttatacattattgtgatgatacatcattgattagtatattatgtaatatattttttattcaaaatatttttagtaattaaaaaactatgcagaagtgaaagtaaaatagttggcttaatgtgtttatatagacattttctagatggtgataaagaatatatttgtaacatagagtatatttaggtgtaaaaaaatacacttttaatagtaacatacataaaagatttgtaaatggatataaatcaatgtattataataaaaataaaatttataaataaaatacaacaaattttaatatatttttgttaaatttaatttaatttataaaactttgaaCCCGCACATTGGGtgggtcctcatctagtatatatatatatgtgtgtgttttcgtattttcttaatttgtatttagcataattcaaagattttttatttgtaaacaagTTTATCTatatattgattataaaaaaataacaaagtatttattgtttcttaatttttgggCTATCCTAAATGCATAGGA from Camelina sativa cultivar DH55 chromosome 7, Cs, whole genome shotgun sequence includes the following:
- the LOC104700764 gene encoding microtubule-associated protein TORTIFOLIA1, with translation MPSVQIRSSPPPAVTVTDLKQRVIACLNRLSDRDTLSLAAAELDSIALNLSPETFPLFINCLQSTDSSAKSPVRKHCVSLLSVLSRSHGDSLAPHLSKMVSTVLRRLRDPDSSVRAACATASVDMTTSITGTPFSILLGPMIETLIHDCDLNAQIGAAVCLAAAVDAADELDVEQLQKALPKIGKLLKSEGFKAKPELLGVIGSVIGAVGGRNSDKAVLDWLLPNVSEYLSSNDWRARKAAAEAMARVAMAEEELAPLYKKACVGTLESRRFDKVKLVRETMNRTLSLWKQLEGDSKEVSESTSSSKSAHPGLSATSGKISNTSKGNDRNSNAPISSKSFDVEPLDRSNNPKDVEQEAVELKDKRNHSTLGAKRNLFPAKTSKVKENRSNKLNKSQVVQSSDEESPKTDSGSSNSSSQAKNNAEELSLIRNQITQIEKQQSSLLDLFQEFMESSQNGMQSLERRVRGLETSFRVISTDLLVSRTITRNENHKRNERQHFT
- the LOC104700763 gene encoding protein COFACTOR ASSEMBLY OF COMPLEX C SUBUNIT B CCB4, chloroplastic, which gives rise to MEARIILQIQILWNPNRQSFRRPCLHLPRFFIRASSSTSQKPRSYKGPKPSTNLVADFISRNDDLARSLPIYVGGASLLAVLFNRTVSGIAPVADASSSQSRADLLALGLAVTNLLTGLVWLSIRPKSITPVNPEGVDCKVVDSDLPTSIVSELLWGWESLKLATCCKSLVIVYNGICLIQIGMVAESPQDKKRVVVNTDKLMQGSVYRGVMKSKAQSYLANLSLYPGRSELPFLPANTQAVILQPLGDKGIAVIGGNTIRGFTSSDQAWISSIGEKLDATLGRYFVDSAEVSREKD